The following proteins are co-located in the Pseudomonas antarctica genome:
- a CDS encoding YceK/YidQ family lipoprotein: MTVNITVALGVAALLLSGCGTVNSVIRKDGDTARELRLIKTYCQSIPRVYSGVAFDFCSLHAAPDPTGILIPFVLLDIAVSGVADTVVLPYTIYRQASDGNISIYWRPGGS, from the coding sequence TTGACAGTAAACATTACGGTTGCACTGGGCGTTGCTGCATTGCTGTTGAGCGGTTGTGGAACCGTGAACAGCGTTATTCGCAAAGACGGTGACACCGCGCGTGAACTCAGGCTCATAAAAACCTATTGCCAATCCATACCCCGTGTTTACAGTGGGGTGGCCTTTGATTTTTGCTCGCTGCATGCGGCACCTGACCCGACCGGTATATTGATACCCTTCGTGTTGCTGGACATTGCCGTGTCCGGCGTTGCCGACACCGTTGTGTTGCCCTATACGATTTATCGACAGGCGAGTGACGGCAATATCAGTATCTATTGGCGCCCCGGCGGCTCTTGA
- a CDS encoding TonB-dependent receptor family protein translates to MKTFARLTSLLPCLLALSDTTLADDAPLILDPSVVTGSRSANPTFDLPYSVDSISREQISDGQLGINASEVLSRVPGLVVQNRQNYAQDLQISSRGFGARSAFGVRGIKLIADGIPASTPDGQGQAATFNLDTAERIEVLRGPAATLYGSNAGGVIQMFSRDGEGPPRIGAETLVGSDGLNKNHLTAEGAANGAGFVLDASRMDTDGYRDHSSARRDQTFAKLNFQPDDDSKLALIYSSLEQNGTQDPLGQTWAAYKADPRSVAPAALQYNTRKSIDHQQLGMNYERYIGDATLQVNAYTGQRSVIQYLSIPDKFASGALNPANARGGVVAFDRKFYGGSVHWLQPITSAPGDLTLIAGLDYDRSQDDRQGYSNTLNGVHGVKGPLGRDEIDTATSLDPFVQANWLLGDWTLQAGLRHSTMRMEVDDRFLSDGNDSGSKTYQKNTPSVSVMYAFTPDLHGYVSAGKGFETPTQAESAYSSTSNGFNFALKPSVSKQIEVGLKARIGQDTRLNAAVFQITTEDELVVQQSSGGRTTYQNAGRTLRRGFELGIESQLSDQWSTHLAYTRLQATYDSDFVSGGNTAINKGNYLPGVPQTTLFAELNWKPRDWVSTALEGMYRSKVYVEDTNQQHAAPGYSVFNWRARFEQKVEHWTFHQTLRLDNLLDRQYVGSVIVGDGNLRYYEAAPGRSWYAGAGAEYQF, encoded by the coding sequence ATGAAAACCTTTGCCCGCCTCACCTCGTTGCTGCCCTGCCTGCTTGCCCTGAGCGATACCACACTGGCCGATGATGCACCACTGATCCTCGACCCCAGCGTCGTCACCGGCTCGCGCAGCGCCAACCCGACCTTTGACCTGCCCTACTCGGTCGACAGCATCAGCCGCGAACAGATCAGCGACGGTCAACTCGGCATCAACGCCTCCGAAGTCCTGTCCCGCGTGCCCGGGCTGGTGGTACAGAACCGTCAGAACTATGCGCAGGACCTGCAGATCTCCTCACGCGGCTTCGGCGCGCGCTCGGCGTTTGGCGTACGCGGCATCAAGCTGATTGCCGACGGCATCCCCGCCAGCACCCCGGACGGCCAGGGCCAGGCGGCCACGTTCAACCTCGATACCGCCGAGCGCATCGAAGTCCTGCGCGGTCCGGCAGCCACCTTGTATGGCAGCAATGCCGGCGGGGTCATCCAGATGTTTTCCCGCGACGGCGAAGGCCCGCCACGCATCGGCGCTGAAACCCTGGTGGGCAGCGACGGCCTGAACAAAAACCACCTGACCGCCGAAGGCGCGGCGAACGGCGCCGGTTTCGTGCTCGATGCCTCGCGCATGGACACCGACGGCTACCGCGACCACAGCAGCGCCCGCCGTGACCAGACGTTTGCCAAGCTTAACTTCCAGCCGGATGACGACAGCAAGCTGGCGCTGATCTACAGCAGCCTGGAGCAGAACGGCACGCAGGACCCGCTGGGGCAAACCTGGGCGGCGTACAAGGCCGACCCGCGTTCGGTAGCGCCGGCCGCGTTGCAATACAACACGCGAAAAAGCATCGACCATCAGCAATTAGGCATGAATTACGAGCGCTACATCGGTGATGCGACGCTGCAGGTGAATGCCTATACCGGGCAGCGCAGTGTGATTCAGTACTTGTCGATTCCGGACAAATTCGCCAGTGGCGCACTCAACCCGGCAAACGCTCGCGGCGGCGTAGTGGCTTTCGACCGCAAATTCTACGGCGGCTCGGTCCACTGGCTGCAACCCATCACCAGCGCCCCCGGCGACCTGACCCTGATCGCCGGCCTTGATTACGACCGCAGCCAGGATGATCGCCAAGGCTATTCCAACACCCTCAACGGTGTGCACGGCGTCAAAGGCCCCTTGGGCCGCGATGAAATCGACACCGCCACCAGCCTTGACCCGTTTGTGCAAGCCAACTGGCTGCTGGGCGACTGGACCCTGCAGGCAGGTCTGCGCCACAGCACCATGAGGATGGAAGTGGACGACCGCTTCCTGAGTGACGGCAATGACAGCGGCAGCAAGACTTATCAGAAGAACACGCCATCGGTCAGCGTGATGTATGCCTTCACGCCCGACCTGCACGGTTACGTAAGCGCGGGCAAAGGTTTCGAAACTCCAACCCAGGCGGAGTCCGCGTATTCCAGCACTTCAAACGGCTTCAACTTCGCGCTCAAGCCGTCGGTCAGCAAGCAAATTGAAGTCGGCCTGAAGGCACGCATTGGCCAGGACACGCGCCTGAATGCTGCCGTATTCCAGATCACGACTGAAGACGAGCTGGTCGTGCAACAATCCAGCGGCGGTCGTACCACCTATCAAAACGCTGGCCGCACCCTGCGCCGCGGTTTCGAACTGGGCATCGAAAGCCAGCTGTCGGATCAGTGGAGCACGCACCTCGCCTACACCCGCCTGCAAGCCACTTACGACAGCGACTTCGTCAGCGGCGGCAACACTGCCATCAACAAAGGCAACTACCTCCCCGGCGTGCCGCAAACCACGCTGTTTGCCGAGTTGAACTGGAAACCCCGCGACTGGGTCAGCACCGCCCTTGAAGGCATGTACCGCAGCAAGGTCTACGTCGAAGACACCAACCAGCAACACGCCGCGCCGGGCTACAGCGTGTTCAACTGGCGCGCACGCTTCGAGCAGAAGGTGGAGCACTGGACCTTCCACCAGACGCTGCGCCTGGATAACTTGCTGGATCGCCAGTACGTCGGCTCGGTGATTGTCGGTGACGGCAACCTCCGTTATTACGAAGCGGCGCCGGGGCGGTCGTGGTATGCGGGTGCGGGGGCTGAATACCAGTTTTGA
- a CDS encoding carbamoyltransferase, with the protein MALTILGLSGALSHDPSAALYIDGKLIAAAEEERFVRDKHAKNRMPYESAKFCLEQAGIKPSDVDVVAIPFAPISLFGEARWHYAKRYWYAPDRALDAILMGNRRYKRYRNKIVWCLEQLGFDPKKIKIEPVEHHLAHASSAYHCSGFQEKTAILGIDGKGEYATTFFGYGENGKIHKIKEFYDPDSLGGLYGAITEFLGFEMLDGEFKVMGMAPYGDASKYDFSRLASFENGELVINTDYANVIGLRRYKEKGKGFYFSPKLIEWLGPKREGDIADEPYIHYAASMQALFEKLALQMIDHYLGDILKDTGKLAFAGGCALNVKLNQKIIARDDVKELFVQPASGDAGTAVGAAAYVSHARGVPVEKMEHVYLGPSYSNEDVIAACAKHESKPVWRKIENMPKRIAKIMVDGNPVAWFQGRMEFGPRALGGRSIIGCPSATGVADRINHQIKFRERWRPFCPSMLDTVAPQMIKVDHPAPFMTFTFEVSEEWKTRVPEVVHEDGTSRAQVLKREYNPRYYDMMKELEVLTGNGVSLNTSLNRRGEAMICSPTDALNMFFGSDLQYLIMEDILVVKDGVDPYDSVG; encoded by the coding sequence GTGGCATTGACGATTCTTGGCCTGTCCGGCGCCCTTAGCCATGATCCTTCCGCAGCGTTGTATATCGACGGCAAGCTGATCGCGGCCGCCGAAGAAGAGCGCTTCGTACGCGACAAACATGCAAAGAACCGCATGCCTTACGAATCGGCGAAGTTCTGCCTGGAACAAGCCGGCATCAAGCCTTCCGACGTTGACGTGGTGGCGATTCCCTTCGCGCCGATCAGCCTGTTCGGCGAGGCGCGCTGGCACTATGCCAAGCGTTACTGGTACGCCCCGGACCGCGCGCTCGACGCGATCCTGATGGGCAACCGTCGCTACAAGCGCTATCGCAACAAGATCGTCTGGTGCCTGGAGCAACTGGGCTTCGATCCGAAAAAAATCAAGATCGAGCCGGTTGAACACCACCTGGCCCATGCTTCCAGCGCCTACCACTGCTCGGGCTTCCAGGAAAAAACCGCGATCCTGGGCATCGACGGCAAGGGTGAGTACGCCACCACGTTCTTCGGCTACGGCGAAAACGGCAAGATCCACAAGATCAAGGAATTCTACGACCCGGACTCCCTGGGTGGCCTGTATGGCGCGATTACCGAGTTCCTCGGTTTCGAGATGCTCGACGGCGAGTTCAAGGTCATGGGCATGGCGCCATATGGCGATGCCAGCAAGTATGATTTCTCGCGCCTGGCCTCGTTTGAAAACGGCGAGCTGGTGATCAACACCGACTACGCCAACGTCATCGGTCTGCGCCGTTATAAAGAGAAGGGCAAGGGTTTCTACTTCTCGCCAAAACTGATCGAGTGGCTGGGTCCCAAGCGCGAAGGCGACATCGCCGACGAGCCTTACATCCACTACGCGGCCAGCATGCAAGCGCTGTTCGAAAAGCTGGCCCTGCAGATGATCGACCACTACCTGGGCGACATCCTTAAGGACACCGGCAAGCTGGCGTTCGCCGGCGGCTGCGCGCTGAACGTCAAGCTGAACCAGAAAATCATTGCCCGTGACGACGTCAAAGAGCTGTTCGTGCAGCCGGCGTCCGGCGATGCCGGCACCGCGGTTGGCGCGGCGGCCTATGTGTCCCACGCCCGTGGTGTACCGGTAGAGAAGATGGAACACGTCTATCTCGGCCCGTCCTACAGCAACGAAGACGTGATCGCTGCGTGCGCCAAACACGAAAGCAAGCCGGTGTGGCGCAAGATCGAAAACATGCCCAAGCGCATCGCCAAGATCATGGTCGACGGTAACCCGGTGGCCTGGTTCCAGGGCCGCATGGAGTTTGGCCCGCGTGCATTGGGCGGTCGTTCGATCATCGGTTGCCCGAGCGCCACCGGCGTGGCTGACCGCATCAACCACCAGATCAAGTTCCGCGAGCGCTGGAGGCCTTTCTGCCCGTCGATGCTCGACACCGTGGCCCCGCAGATGATCAAGGTCGATCACCCGGCGCCGTTCATGACCTTCACGTTTGAAGTGTCGGAAGAGTGGAAAACCCGCGTACCGGAAGTGGTCCATGAAGATGGCACCTCCCGCGCCCAGGTGCTCAAGCGCGAATACAACCCGCGCTACTACGACATGATGAAAGAGCTGGAAGTGCTGACCGGTAACGGCGTGTCGCTGAACACCTCGCTCAACCGCCGTGGCGAAGCGATGATCTGCTCGCCGACCGACGCGCTGAACATGTTCTTCGGCTCCGACCTGCAATACCTGATCATGGAAGACATCCTGGTCGTCAAAGACGGCGTGGACCCTTATGACTCGGTCGGCTGA
- a CDS encoding glycosyltransferase family 4 protein, translating into MSRRLKVLQLQPDYNVKSHDFADLAEQIVKALPADRYEVTAAFLRGRPGPADPVSRAATSVYFEFSDKSLKGLRLRAMWRLYQFCRKEKFDVVVCNRFKPVNMMLQLNRWLKIPLCIGISHGFGEYDRLYRRKQAQRWIDEHWRFVGVSPAVKQYLLDCKCGFTDRNTYAITNAIDIEQAEGLQHSRERARELLGIDPSVRLIGALGRLVPVKGHTYLLQAFAALKDRYPSAQLAIIGAGREESNLAAQINSLGLAGRVHLLGFKENALQYVRAFDIWAMPSLAEGLGLALLEGMSGRLPVIASSVPAMLPLIEGAGGLAVEPANVPELTQALDTYLALSDEALAQKGEQAYQYLQAQHDIEVFRQEYLELIDSGLAQARRNNV; encoded by the coding sequence ATGAGTCGGCGTCTCAAGGTCCTGCAATTGCAGCCTGACTACAATGTTAAATCCCATGATTTTGCCGACCTGGCCGAACAGATCGTCAAGGCATTGCCTGCGGACCGCTATGAAGTCACCGCCGCCTTTTTGCGTGGCCGGCCTGGGCCTGCGGACCCGGTCAGTCGCGCCGCCACGTCCGTTTACTTTGAGTTTTCCGACAAGTCGCTCAAGGGCTTGAGACTTCGCGCCATGTGGCGGCTGTATCAGTTTTGCCGCAAGGAAAAGTTTGACGTCGTGGTGTGCAACCGCTTCAAGCCGGTCAACATGATGTTGCAGCTGAACCGTTGGTTGAAGATCCCGTTGTGCATCGGCATCTCCCACGGCTTTGGCGAGTACGACCGCCTTTACCGACGCAAGCAGGCCCAGCGCTGGATCGACGAGCACTGGCGTTTTGTCGGCGTGTCGCCAGCGGTCAAGCAGTACCTGCTGGACTGCAAGTGCGGGTTTACCGACCGCAATACCTACGCCATTACCAATGCCATCGACATCGAGCAGGCCGAAGGCTTGCAGCATTCGCGTGAACGCGCGCGCGAGTTGCTGGGCATCGACCCTTCGGTTCGGTTGATCGGCGCCTTGGGGCGACTGGTGCCGGTGAAGGGCCACACCTATTTGTTGCAGGCATTTGCGGCGCTTAAAGACCGATACCCTTCGGCGCAGCTCGCCATCATTGGTGCCGGGCGCGAAGAGTCCAACCTGGCCGCGCAAATCAACAGCCTTGGTCTGGCGGGTCGTGTGCATTTGCTGGGCTTCAAGGAAAATGCCCTGCAATACGTACGCGCCTTTGATATCTGGGCGATGCCTTCGCTGGCAGAAGGCTTGGGCCTGGCATTGCTGGAAGGCATGAGCGGTCGCCTGCCAGTGATCGCCTCAAGCGTACCGGCCATGCTGCCGCTGATTGAAGGCGCGGGTGGCCTGGCCGTGGAGCCGGCCAACGTGCCCGAGCTGACCCAGGCGCTGGACACCTACCTGGCGCTGTCCGATGAAGCGCTCGCGCAGAAAGGCGAGCAGGCTTATCAGTACCTTCAGGCGCAGCACGACATTGAGGTGTTCCGCCAGGAATACCTGGAACTGATTGATTCAGGATTGGCTCAAGCACGCAGGAACAATGTATGA
- a CDS encoding YceK/YidQ family lipoprotein encodes MNRVSNILLALTLVLLTGCGTINTVFRPDAVASQNLKESRSHCENVPRIYSGVIYGFCTLNGEPKPDKSLNDQSFSDRSGNAFPIIAIEALASGVADTLVLPYTIYRQSKDGSIEIYQ; translated from the coding sequence GTGAACCGTGTTTCTAATATTCTATTGGCGCTAACGCTCGTACTGCTCACTGGCTGCGGAACGATTAATACCGTCTTCCGCCCGGACGCGGTTGCCAGCCAGAACCTCAAGGAATCACGCAGTCACTGCGAAAACGTGCCGCGTATCTACAGCGGAGTTATCTACGGCTTTTGCACACTCAACGGCGAGCCCAAGCCTGACAAAAGCCTGAACGACCAAAGCTTCTCGGACCGTTCGGGCAATGCCTTCCCGATCATTGCCATCGAGGCGCTCGCCTCCGGCGTGGCGGACACGCTGGTGTTGCCCTACACGATCTACCGCCAGAGCAAAGACGGCAGCATCGAGATCTACCAGTAG
- a CDS encoding DUF6625 family protein — MINPCPRILFLIPYFGHWPFWMPFFLESCRRNADIDWLLFSDCPIPANVPDNVRIESISFADYCALVSQRLYINFAPQAPYKLCDIKPALGHIHADRLNGYDFWAFGDLDLIYGNLREYFTADRLAGYDLFSTHERRVAGHLCLMRNTARKRQVFMQIKDWEARFTDQEHHALDEGAFSRIFLWRKNFPKPLFELVGKLNPWRRRSEFTEAFSTPGGAIKWHDGSDRFPHQWFWNNGRLTNDRDGGREFPYFHFVCWKRNQWPLLPAPDAAYIETLAAEKTWVVDATGFHRGEL, encoded by the coding sequence GTGATTAATCCATGCCCCCGCATCCTTTTTCTTATCCCGTACTTTGGTCACTGGCCATTCTGGATGCCGTTTTTTCTCGAAAGCTGCAGACGCAACGCGGACATCGACTGGTTGTTATTCAGCGACTGTCCGATACCGGCCAACGTGCCGGACAACGTCCGGATTGAAAGTATTAGCTTTGCCGATTACTGCGCTTTGGTGTCACAGCGGTTGTACATCAACTTTGCGCCCCAGGCGCCGTACAAGCTGTGTGATATCAAGCCAGCGCTGGGGCACATTCATGCTGACCGCCTCAATGGCTACGATTTCTGGGCGTTTGGCGACCTCGACCTGATCTATGGCAACCTGCGCGAATACTTCACTGCTGATCGGTTGGCCGGCTATGACCTGTTCTCGACCCATGAGCGGCGGGTGGCCGGCCATTTGTGCCTGATGCGCAATACCGCCAGAAAGCGCCAAGTGTTCATGCAGATCAAGGATTGGGAAGCGCGCTTCACTGATCAGGAGCATCATGCCCTGGATGAAGGCGCGTTCAGCAGGATTTTCCTGTGGCGCAAGAATTTTCCGAAGCCGCTGTTCGAGCTGGTAGGCAAGCTCAACCCGTGGCGTCGGCGCAGTGAATTCACCGAGGCGTTCAGTACGCCGGGTGGTGCGATCAAATGGCACGACGGCAGTGATCGCTTCCCGCATCAATGGTTCTGGAATAATGGTCGCCTGACCAACGACAGGGATGGCGGTCGGGAATTTCCGTATTTCCATTTTGTCTGCTGGAAGCGTAATCAGTGGCCGTTGCTGCCGGCGCCAGACGCCGCGTACATCGAGACGCTGGCCGCTGAAAAAACCTGGGTTGTTGATGCCACAGGTTTCCATCGAGGAGAGTTATGA
- a CDS encoding antimicrobial resistance protein Mig-14, which yields MLNRFQGWRERGWSVVDAPTYSEAWQRFGGSVATHPQVVERLAGLADIPVRYLAWEQGGELKACIATWGRDLALSKDVLKRHGKKGLFDLGNAELILPAAEDAQAALRHRARYLSALNEGRFAGLKPQAEQLAMARTPEELSKKFRYNQRRELRLLEEAGGVVRPVQVFSSAELSAIYCDLFQRRWGFPATGAERMAQVIELLREWLIGSVIFLNDAPIAIQLVYRVEAPQWISVEYINGGVDPETRAFSPGSVLSFLNTQSAWEQAREAGKPLRFSFGRADREYKDRWCNPVPVFTV from the coding sequence ATGCTCAATCGATTCCAAGGCTGGCGCGAGCGCGGCTGGTCCGTCGTTGACGCGCCGACCTACAGCGAAGCCTGGCAGCGTTTTGGTGGCAGTGTCGCCACGCATCCGCAGGTGGTCGAGCGTCTCGCCGGCTTGGCCGACATTCCCGTGCGCTATCTGGCATGGGAGCAGGGCGGCGAGCTCAAGGCCTGCATTGCGACCTGGGGACGCGACCTGGCGTTGTCCAAGGATGTTCTCAAACGGCATGGCAAGAAAGGCTTGTTCGACCTGGGTAACGCCGAGTTGATCCTGCCCGCTGCCGAGGATGCCCAAGCCGCGCTGCGCCATCGCGCGCGTTACCTGTCGGCCCTGAATGAGGGCCGTTTTGCGGGCCTCAAGCCGCAGGCCGAGCAACTGGCCATGGCGCGTACCCCGGAAGAGTTGTCGAAGAAGTTTCGTTATAACCAACGCCGCGAGTTGCGCCTGCTGGAAGAGGCGGGCGGTGTGGTGCGGCCGGTGCAGGTGTTCTCCAGCGCAGAGCTGTCGGCGATCTACTGCGACCTGTTTCAGCGCCGCTGGGGCTTTCCCGCCACAGGCGCCGAACGCATGGCACAGGTGATCGAGCTGCTGCGTGAGTGGCTGATCGGTTCGGTGATTTTCCTCAACGATGCGCCGATCGCCATTCAGTTGGTCTACCGCGTCGAAGCGCCGCAGTGGATCAGTGTCGAGTACATCAATGGCGGCGTGGACCCCGAAACCCGCGCCTTCAGCCCGGGCAGTGTATTGAGCTTCCTCAATACCCAAAGTGCCTGGGAGCAAGCGCGCGAAGCCGGCAAGCCGTTGCGGTTTTCGTTTGGCCGTGCGGACCGCGAGTACAAGGACCGTTGGTGCAACCCCGTGCCGGTGTTCACGGTATGA
- a CDS encoding PIG-L deacetylase family protein produces MSESTSRKQALLKRHRRNKRMGLLVCLLVLVGVGVLVAWWLPLLLAVLAWVAHEAWFADHLFYSPKDDYQYQFAADTEQPKVVLSEGRLLLGETVELSGDETLILALRLKSSVLGRFVDPFIALPDGDRQVFERGVNGLRYLNLTGQAQALLDGQLQLRGRFCRVQGAPVLSVFRQPDVRQQRVMVIAPHADDAELAAFGLYSQAAQPWIVTLTAGEIEAEHYQQMGLGKPEAARLKGRLRAWDSIAVPRWAGVPQEHSVQLGYFCLQLAAMKAEPDRAVASREAELSDIRVFRQFNPFPLPADTDGQPTWNNLLADLRALLLMARPEVIVLPHPVLDPHPDHICAQQAVLEALQGLEWQPTTLLGYANHLHDNDRWPMGDSGNGVALPPAFDSTYTLSPYCLPLSQDRQCDKAMSLGMMHDLQPRMPFKRRVRRVIQRLLAGRAVSPWGENEFFRKAVRRHELFWFIKHK; encoded by the coding sequence ATGAGTGAGTCTACGAGCCGCAAGCAGGCGCTGCTCAAGCGCCATCGCCGCAATAAACGCATGGGTCTGTTGGTCTGTTTGCTGGTGTTGGTCGGCGTGGGTGTGCTGGTGGCCTGGTGGCTGCCGCTGCTGTTGGCAGTGCTGGCCTGGGTCGCCCATGAGGCCTGGTTTGCCGACCATCTGTTTTACTCGCCCAAGGACGACTACCAGTATCAGTTTGCAGCGGATACCGAGCAACCCAAGGTGGTGCTGAGCGAGGGCCGGCTGCTGCTGGGCGAAACCGTTGAGTTGTCGGGCGACGAGACGTTGATCCTCGCGCTGCGGCTCAAGAGCAGTGTGCTGGGCCGCTTTGTCGACCCGTTCATCGCGTTGCCCGACGGTGATCGCCAAGTATTCGAGCGCGGCGTTAATGGCCTGCGTTATCTGAACCTGACCGGCCAAGCGCAAGCGCTGCTCGATGGGCAGTTGCAGCTGCGTGGTCGGTTCTGTCGTGTGCAGGGCGCGCCCGTGTTGTCGGTATTCCGCCAGCCTGATGTGCGCCAGCAGCGGGTGATGGTGATTGCGCCCCATGCCGATGATGCCGAGCTTGCAGCTTTTGGCCTGTACAGTCAGGCGGCGCAACCCTGGATCGTGACGCTGACGGCCGGCGAGATTGAAGCCGAGCACTATCAGCAAATGGGCTTGGGCAAGCCTGAGGCGGCACGGCTCAAGGGCCGTTTGCGCGCCTGGGACAGCATCGCTGTGCCGCGTTGGGCCGGGGTGCCGCAAGAACACTCCGTTCAGCTTGGGTATTTTTGCCTGCAGTTGGCGGCGATGAAGGCCGAGCCGGATCGCGCAGTGGCTTCTCGAGAGGCCGAGCTGAGCGATATTCGTGTATTTCGCCAATTCAACCCTTTCCCCTTGCCTGCCGACACCGACGGCCAGCCAACCTGGAACAATCTGTTGGCTGACCTGCGGGCCTTGCTGTTGATGGCGCGCCCTGAAGTCATCGTGTTGCCCCATCCGGTGCTTGACCCGCACCCTGACCATATCTGCGCCCAGCAGGCCGTATTGGAAGCCTTGCAGGGCCTGGAGTGGCAGCCGACCACTTTGCTCGGCTACGCCAACCATCTGCATGACAACGACCGCTGGCCTATGGGGGATTCGGGCAACGGTGTTGCTTTGCCGCCAGCCTTTGATTCCACTTACACTTTGTCGCCTTATTGCCTGCCGTTATCCCAAGACCGGCAATGTGACAAGGCGATGTCGTTGGGCATGATGCATGACCTGCAACCGAGGATGCCGTTCAAGCGGCGGGTGCGGCGTGTCATACAACGCCTGCTGGCGGGAAGAGCCGTTTCGCCGTGGGGTGAAAATGAGTTTTTTCGCAAGGCCGTCCGGCGGCATGAACTTTTTTGGTTCATCAAGCACAAGTAA
- a CDS encoding glycosyltransferase, whose product MTRSAERHVLQFCHGYDGPFLDCARQYASLFAGTGYKVTTVFLTGAADPAVAAGCASDEVLFMEFSSKAIRGLKLGAIRELRKIAASRNFSFCIAHRFKPIYIALLGTRLPVIGVHHAFGDYQRRSRKLFASIFSKRLSLLGVSDAVRDDMRRCLPGWPAARIQTLYNRIDVEAMQALQVPADEARDALGLSPDEWVVGNVGRLHPDKDQATLLKGFALALPHLPAQSRLAILGTGRLEKDLKALARELGIADQVLFLGQVPDARRYFRAFDAFALSSDHEPFGMVLLEAMVAGVPLLATSCGGAREVVEGVGILFPLGDAEHLGQGLRHLAAMDRQQHQLCAEMMLERLHQRFSDQAVRDTFWQLPPVLELTARA is encoded by the coding sequence ATGACTCGGTCGGCTGAGCGCCACGTCCTGCAGTTCTGCCACGGCTATGACGGGCCGTTTCTGGACTGCGCGCGGCAGTACGCCAGTTTGTTCGCAGGCACCGGCTACAAGGTGACCACGGTGTTTCTTACCGGGGCCGCCGACCCTGCGGTAGCCGCTGGTTGCGCATCCGATGAAGTGTTGTTCATGGAGTTCAGCTCCAAGGCCATTCGTGGCCTGAAGCTGGGCGCCATCCGTGAGTTGCGCAAGATCGCCGCGTCGCGCAACTTCAGTTTCTGCATCGCCCACCGGTTCAAGCCGATCTATATCGCCTTGCTCGGCACGCGCCTGCCGGTGATCGGCGTGCATCATGCGTTTGGTGACTATCAGCGCCGTAGCCGCAAGCTGTTCGCGTCGATTTTCAGCAAGCGCCTGAGCCTGCTCGGTGTGTCCGATGCGGTGCGCGATGATATGCGTCGCTGCCTGCCGGGCTGGCCTGCGGCGCGTATTCAGACGTTGTATAACCGCATCGATGTCGAGGCCATGCAAGCGCTGCAGGTGCCGGCCGATGAGGCGCGGGATGCCCTGGGGCTGTCACCGGATGAATGGGTGGTCGGCAACGTCGGTCGCCTGCATCCGGACAAGGACCAGGCTACCTTGCTCAAGGGCTTTGCCTTGGCGTTGCCACATTTGCCGGCGCAGAGTCGCCTGGCGATCCTCGGCACCGGGCGCCTGGAGAAAGACCTCAAGGCCCTGGCGCGGGAGCTGGGCATTGCCGACCAAGTGCTGTTCCTCGGCCAGGTGCCGGACGCACGCCGGTATTTTCGCGCGTTCGACGCCTTTGCCCTGAGCTCCGATCATGAGCCGTTCGGCATGGTGTTGCTGGAAGCCATGGTCGCCGGTGTGCCGTTGCTCGCAACGTCCTGCGGCGGCGCCCGGGAAGTGGTCGAGGGCGTGGGCATTCTGTTTCCGTTGGGTGATGCCGAGCACTTGGGCCAGGGCCTTCGGCACCTGGCGGCGATGGATCGTCAACAGCACCAACTGTGTGCCGAGATGATGCTTGAACGCCTGCACCAACGGTTTTCTGACCAGGCGGTGCGCGATACTTTCTGGCAGTTGCCCCCCGTACTTGAATTGACCGCGAGGGCTTGA